A DNA window from Desulfuromonas sp. contains the following coding sequences:
- a CDS encoding aminoacyl-tRNA hydrolase, which produces MLQITRHISIPLSEIELSYVTAQGAGGQNVNKVATAAHLRFDIKNSSLPEPLKERLLALADQRINAEGVLVIKAQSTRSQEQNRSAALERLKQLVKSVATPRKKRRPTRPTTASKERRLDKKSRRGRTKSLRGKVRDQQS; this is translated from the coding sequence ATGTTGCAGATCACTCGTCATATTTCGATCCCACTGAGCGAAATCGAACTTTCGTATGTCACGGCCCAGGGCGCCGGAGGCCAGAATGTGAACAAGGTTGCCACTGCAGCGCACCTCCGTTTTGACATCAAGAATTCATCATTACCCGAACCGTTGAAAGAACGTCTGCTCGCCCTCGCCGATCAACGGATCAACGCCGAAGGCGTCCTTGTTATCAAGGCGCAATCGACGCGTTCGCAGGAACAGAACCGGTCGGCTGCTCTCGAACGGTTGAAGCAACTGGTCAAGAGTGTCGCGACACCACGCAAGAAACGGAGGCCGACCAGGCCAACCACCGCCTCAAAAGAGCGTCGACTTGATAAAAAATCGCGGCGCGGCAGGACCAAGTCTCTACGTGGCAAAGTCAGGGATCAACAATCGTGA